GCGGTGGCCGCGGTGGAGGCTTTTGGCCAGGTAATGGTCCATTTAGTCACTTGCCACCCTGGGAAAGACCGGGATGGCTATATGGTCCCGGGTCATGTTGGGCACTTGGATACTGGGGAAACCCCCCAATAGCACCAACAACACCGCCCACCGATGTAGCACCTACTCCGCCCATAGCACCACAGACAGAGTTGCAGGCATTGGAGCGGCAAAAAGAAATCATGAAGCAACAAATCAAATCTCTTGAAGAGTCTCTAAACAGAATCGAAGAAAGACTCGGAGAACTAGAAGACTAAGCAGATGGAGGGGTAGCGTCCCCCATCTTTACCCCTATTTCTAATCGGTTTTACTCAGAGAGAAGAGTACCGATTCGATCCCACATCTGTGTCAATATGTCTACAAGCTCATGGTTTGGAGCATATTCAGGCAGTGTAGTTGCATCGACCATTGATTTCGTTGTTATTGGGTCGAATGGAATCTTACCCAGCAATTCAATGCCCTCACTCTTACAGAATGCTTCAATCTGTGCAGTATTCTTCGGATTCAAGTCATACTTGTTGACAATTACAGCAGGAATAGTTTGGAAACGACGAATAAGTCGAATCACCCGTTCCATATCATGAATTCCTGAAATAGTTGGCTCCGTTACAACGACAGCCACCTCTACACCAGTGAGTGTGGCAATAACTGGACAACCAATACCAGGAGAACCATCAATTAGGATTTTATCAGCACCTGTTTCTTCAGCGATCTTCTGGGCACGCTTTTTCACTTCAGTTACCAGTAGCCCTGAATTTCCTTCACCCGGCAACAACTTCGCGTGCACCATTCGGCCTAACCGAGTGTTGGATTCATACAGATGGCCCGATATTCGTGGTTTCATATCGATGGCATCTTCAGGACAGACCAGCGTACAAACGCTACAACCTTCACAGGCAATAGGGTTAATTTCAGGGGGATGAGCCGCATCAAAACGGCAGTTTTCTTCGCACAAACCACATTCAATACAAAGGTCCGGATTTATTTTAGCCACTTTGGATGCTTGGAATTTCTCTGATATCTCAATTTCCGGCTGGAGAAGAATATGCATATCAGGAGCGTCAACATCGCAGTCTACAATGACAATGTCTTTTGCAATAGCCGCGAAAGACGAGGCTACAGTTGTTTTTCCAGATCCCCCTTTTCCAGATACTACTGCCACTTTATTCGTCATTGTTTACAGCCTCCTCGATTGTCCTCATCATCTTCTTGAATTTGTTCTCCCAATTATCGAGTTCTAATGCAAATGGTCTACCCTCTGAATACAATTCAGCAATTTCTCGGTCAAACGGAATTCTCATCAGAATTGGTATAGATCTCTTCTTGCAGAAATCACGAACATCCTCGTTACCAATACCATCTCGATTGATTACAACACCAAATGGGATATGAAGCTCTTCAACCACGCCTACTGCCATCTCCAAATCATGAAGACCAAAAGGTGTCGGTTCAGTTACTAGAATCAAGTAGTCACTATGCTCCATTGTCTCTATTACGGGACATGCAGTCCCCGGCGGTGCGTCGACTATATTCAATCCATCAGAATCCTGACGGGACTTTACTGCCTTTATTATGGTCGTAGCAATTGGCTCTCCGATATTCAGTTCACCATAGACTAAATCCAATCCATCTGCTGTACAT
The sequence above is drawn from the Candidatus Lokiarchaeota archaeon genome and encodes:
- a CDS encoding P-loop NTPase; translated protein: MIVTVASGKGGTGKTTVAVNLALSVNASKLLDCDVEEPNAHTLLETEIKESTPVTSPHPVVDADACTLCGNCADFCEFNALFVGKDEVLVYEEMCHSCGGCSIVCPEQAITEVPREVGMLHTCTADGLDLVYGELNIGEPIATTIIKAVKSRQDSDGLNIVDAPPGTACPVIETMEHSDYLILVTEPTPFGLHDLEMAVGVVEELHIPFGVVINRDGIGNEDVRDFCKKRSIPILMRIPFDREIAELYSEGRPFALELDNWENKFKKMMRTIEEAVNNDE
- a CDS encoding (4Fe-4S)-binding protein, with the translated sequence MTNKVAVVSGKGGSGKTTVASSFAAIAKDIVIVDCDVDAPDMHILLQPEIEISEKFQASKVAKINPDLCIECGLCEENCRFDAAHPPEINPIACEGCSVCTLVCPEDAIDMKPRISGHLYESNTRLGRMVHAKLLPGEGNSGLLVTEVKKRAQKIAEETGADKILIDGSPGIGCPVIATLTGVEVAVVVTEPTISGIHDMERVIRLIRRFQTIPAVIVNKYDLNPKNTAQIEAFCKSEGIELLGKIPFDPITTKSMVDATTLPEYAPNHELVDILTQMWDRIGTLLSE